DNA sequence from the Terriglobia bacterium genome:
TCCGCAACGCGCTGCAGGCGATATCTTACGCTCCCTACACCGAGCAGGCAAAACAGATCAAGATGATTAGCGAATCGGTGAGCCGCATCGAGTGGGCGCTGCGCGAAGTCCTGCCGGGAGAATCTGAGCCGGCGGACGAGGGCAGCGTCAAAGCATACAGCCATAAGTTCCCGGCGAACACGCCGCGCTAAACCTGCCCTTCGCGCTAAACCACCTCTTCGCGCGAAGTCAGCCCTTTGCGCTAGACCAACTCTTCGCGCTGGACCACTCTTTTGCGTTAAACCAGCGCTTTGAAAATGGCGATGGGCAACAAAATGCCAATCGCCAGCCCGTAAGCCAGGTCCGCCCAGAAAAACTTGGCATAGTTCAGGACGTAAACCACAGCCACAATGGGGTAGCTGACAATCGCCAGCAGGTTGAACTTTCGCGCTTCCGCCGGCATGAGCTTCCACATCGCTTTCAGGTCCTGCGTGGAGGGGAAGGCGTGCATGCCAATGGACAATCCCAGCCAGTAGAAGAAATAGGCCAAAGGGTCGGCGATGCGGAATTCCCACAGCGGCAGAAATGCAGCGAAACAAAAGAGCACGCAGAACGCTGAGTTCAGAAAGAACGGCCCCATCGCCACCAGGAAGTTTTTCTTGAAATCAGTGGTGGCTTCATGAATTACATATCCGGCGGGATTGCCAAAGCGGAAATAACTGACGTCAAAGACCGCGAGCCGGGCAATGCGGCAGCAGAGCAAATGCGCCGCCTCGTGCACGATGACTCCGGGAAAGGTAAGCACCGAGATGACGACGCCAGGGATCAGGAACATCAGCGCTTGGCTCCTTTCGGCGGGAAACGGCGGTCGTATTCGTCTTTGTCCAGAATCTCGCGGGACTGCAAGCGGTAGCGAATGCGCACCGAGTAGCTGTCATAAGCAGCGCGGTCGTCGGGCGAGGCCTGCGCCAGAGTTTGCGCCTTGGCCAGCAGCTGCTCGGCCTGGTCGCGGAACTTGGCGTCTCCGGTCAGAGCGTATTTGCAAGCCACGGCGGCAGCCACGCCGGCATTGAGGTTGGGATCGTTGGGACTTTTGTCCAGGGCAGCCTGGGCAAACGTCAGCGACGCATCATAATCTTTGCGATAAAACGCGGCGCGCGAATTGAAGACCTCAGACGCAATCACCAGGTTAAGGGCTTGCGGGTATTCCTTGGCGGCTTCGGTCATGAGCCGAGCGGCCTCGCCATACTGGCCTTGGCCATCAAGCGTAACGGCGCGCCGCGCTTTGCGCACCGCGTCCACCGAGCGCTTAAATATCCCGTTGACTTCTTTGTACAGGGCATCATCATGATCCCAATGCGAGCGCTGCCTGAGGAAACGCTCGGCGCCGTCAGGATCACCCGCCATGAAATTCGCTTTGGCGCCCAGAAGGACGGCCTTTTGCGTGTCCGGCAAGATCAAGAGCGCTTGCTGAAATTCATTGGAAGCGCGGGTATAGTCTTGGCGGCCCATGGCGCGTTCACCACGGACCATGTGGCGTTCCGCGGCAAAGTAATGCCGGCTGCGCCACAGCGACCATCCCAGAAGCACGAGCAACACGGCCAGGCTGGCTTTGAGCCAGAGCGGGAATGGCCGATGGTAGAGCCCGGGAGCGCAGCTATCGCAGACCGGTTTGCCGCCGATGAGCGGAAGCGCGGTGTCGCCGAGGTCCGTCGCGCAAACCGAGCAGATGGTGGGGTCCATGATGCGCCCGAGCTGCAGCTTTTCGCCCGCTGCTTTGGTTTCCGCCGGGAGCTTTTCCGCGCAAGACGCGCAGATGGGCCTCCCGTCCAGGGCAAACATCTCTCCCGACGGTTGTTCAGAACCGCAGACGCTACAGGTTGCTTTGCGCATGTAGTAGTTCTATTTGAGCAATGTTGGCGACAAGACGCAACTGCCTTCCGACGCTGGACCAAAGAAGGACGCCAGCGTGCGCACCAGCTAGCGAGCCGGCCTGCCCTGGATCGCTTTTAGCTCTTCGACGCTGATCTCCCGCCACTCTCCCGGCTGGAGACCTTGCAGTTGGAGCCGGCCGATGGCCACGCGCACCAGGCGAAGCGTGGGATGGCCGACCGCGGCGGTCATCCGCCGCACCTGGCGGTTGCGGCCTTCGGTGAGCGTGAGCTCCAGCCACGCCGTGGGAATGTTCTTGCGAAAGCGAATCGGAGGGTCGCGCGGCGGAAGCGCCGGTTCTTCCGCCAGAAGCCGTGCCTGAGCCGGCAGCGTGCGCTTGCCCTGGATGACCACGCCTTCGGCCAAGCGGCGCAATGCGTCGCCCGACGGGCTACCTTCCACTTGCACCCAATAAGTTCGCGGGTGTTGGAACTTGGGATCGGTGAGCCGGTGCTGCAAGTCGCCGTCGTCGGTGAGCAGCAGCAGGCCTTCACTGTCATGATCGAGGCGGCCGGCGGGATAGACGCCTTTGAGCGAAATGTATTGCTTAAGCGTATGCCCAGCGCCGGAAAACTGGCTCAGCGCGCCAAACGGCTTGTAAAAGAGGATGTAGCGGTATGGCACCGACTAAGCTTACCTGATGCCGGGGAGTCAGAAAGCAACGCATGGGCGCGGAGAGCAAAGGCACGAGTGGAAAGGAGCGTAAACTGCGCGACAGTTGAGGCTACAGGTTCGCAACGTTGCATCAGCGCCCATGATCGCTTTCTTTCTGGCTGGCGTTGCGGTTATGAAGAGTCGCAAACGCAGTATGAATCGCCAACACCGCCAGAAAATCTGTTGTCAAAGACCAAGTACGAGTGCGCGAAACGTCTGGCGTTCCGCACAGAGCTGCCGGAAGCTTACGCCATGGCCAGCAGGAAATAGCCAACACCGAGCCAGGTGGCAAACGCGCCCACGGTCAGCGCGACCCGGAGAGAGAAACTATCAAGAGTGCGATTATTTTTGCCGTCGAACATCATGTATTGTTTCCTTTCAAAACTAATTACGTTTGTAGTTGGGTTTTGGTTACAACAAACTTCGAGCATTTCTATTGCACCTGCCATGCCAAGGCGCCGACAAGCTGCAAAGCCTTGGTTTTCAGCATGTAATCGCGCCGCTGAGCAATGATCATGGCCTTAAGGTGTTCGCTTTCGAATCTAATACTGTTCGCAATCGGACACTAATAAAGAGACCAAACCAAACAGCGGAGCGTCCGTCTAATGAGCATGCACACGCGAGTCTGCGTGTGCTCAGCGATCTCCCGTGCAGTAAAATCAGGAAGTGGTAACTCCTTCTTCTGTTTCCTCTCACAAGTCCCCTAGTCTGCGGAGCACGGCGCCGGGACCGGGCATTCTCGGCTTTTTTCTCAGCCTGCCGAAATTCAAGAGAGATCCATTAGGCTGCTTTGCTGAAATGGCGCGCGAGTTCGGCGACGTGGTCCGCTATCGCGGCATGTGGACCACCTACCAGCTAAACCATCCCGACCATATCCAGCAGGTGCTGCAGACCAATTTTGCCGCCTA
Encoded proteins:
- a CDS encoding metalloprotease family protein, yielding MFLIPGVVISVLTFPGVIVHEAAHLLCCRIARLAVFDVSYFRFGNPAGYVIHEATTDFKKNFLVAMGPFFLNSAFCVLFCFAAFLPLWEFRIADPLAYFFYWLGLSIGMHAFPSTQDLKAMWKLMPAEARKFNLLAIVSYPIVAVVYVLNYAKFFWADLAYGLAIGILLPIAIFKALV
- a CDS encoding tetratricopeptide repeat protein; the protein is MRKATCSVCGSEQPSGEMFALDGRPICASCAEKLPAETKAAGEKLQLGRIMDPTICSVCATDLGDTALPLIGGKPVCDSCAPGLYHRPFPLWLKASLAVLLVLLGWSLWRSRHYFAAERHMVRGERAMGRQDYTRASNEFQQALLILPDTQKAVLLGAKANFMAGDPDGAERFLRQRSHWDHDDALYKEVNGIFKRSVDAVRKARRAVTLDGQGQYGEAARLMTEAAKEYPQALNLVIASEVFNSRAAFYRKDYDASLTFAQAALDKSPNDPNLNAGVAAAVACKYALTGDAKFRDQAEQLLAKAQTLAQASPDDRAAYDSYSVRIRYRLQSREILDKDEYDRRFPPKGAKR
- a CDS encoding pseudouridine synthase; its protein translation is MPYRYILFYKPFGALSQFSGAGHTLKQYISLKGVYPAGRLDHDSEGLLLLTDDGDLQHRLTDPKFQHPRTYWVQVEGSPSGDALRRLAEGVVIQGKRTLPAQARLLAEEPALPPRDPPIRFRKNIPTAWLELTLTEGRNRQVRRMTAAVGHPTLRLVRVAIGRLQLQGLQPGEWREISVEELKAIQGRPAR